The following coding sequences are from one Prochlorococcus sp. MIT 0604 window:
- the rplB gene encoding 50S ribosomal protein L2: MAIRKFKPYTPGTRQRVVTDFSEITSAKPERSLIVSKHRVKGRNNRGVITCRHRGGGHKRQYRLVDFRRDKRNINAKVAAIHYDPHRNARLALLFYEDGEKRYIIAPAGVKVGQNVISGESVPIEDGNAMPLSVMPLGSSVHCVELYAGRGAQMVRSAGASAQVMAKEGDYVALKLPSTEVRLVRKECYATLGEVGNSEIRNTSLGKAGRRRWLGRRPQVRGSVMNPCDHPHGGGEGKAPIGRAGPVTPWGKPALGLKTRKKNKPSNKLVVRRRRRVSKRSRGGRDS, encoded by the coding sequence ATGGCAATACGTAAATTTAAACCTTATACACCTGGCACTAGGCAGAGAGTAGTTACTGACTTTAGTGAAATCACAAGTGCAAAACCTGAAAGATCACTAATAGTTTCAAAACATAGAGTTAAAGGCAGGAATAATCGTGGGGTTATCACTTGTCGTCACCGTGGAGGTGGTCACAAAAGGCAATATAGATTGGTCGACTTTAGAAGAGATAAAAGAAATATCAACGCTAAAGTTGCAGCTATACACTACGATCCTCATAGAAATGCAAGGTTGGCACTTTTATTTTATGAAGATGGAGAGAAAAGATATATTATCGCTCCAGCAGGAGTAAAAGTCGGACAAAATGTCATTTCTGGAGAAAGTGTTCCAATTGAAGATGGAAATGCAATGCCACTTTCTGTTATGCCATTAGGATCTAGTGTTCATTGTGTTGAGTTATACGCAGGAAGGGGTGCTCAAATGGTTAGATCTGCAGGAGCTAGTGCTCAAGTTATGGCAAAAGAGGGAGATTATGTTGCTTTAAAACTCCCATCTACTGAGGTAAGACTTGTAAGAAAAGAATGCTACGCAACTCTTGGTGAAGTAGGTAATTCTGAAATAAGAAATACTAGCTTAGGTAAAGCAGGAAGAAGAAGATGGCTTGGAAGAAGGCCTCAAGTAAGAGGTAGTGTAATGAACCCATGTGATCATCCACATGGAGGAGGAGAGGGAAAAGCACCAATTGGTAGAGCAGGCCCAGTTACTCCATGGGGTAAGCCAGCTCTTGGACTAAAGACACGTAAAAAGAACAAACCAAGTAATAAATTAGTTGTTCGAAGACGCCGTCGTGTTTCTAAGAGGAGTAGAGGAGGAAGAGACTCTTGA
- a CDS encoding 50S ribosomal protein L23 — MSKLFDSRLADVIRKPVITEKATNALDLNQYTFEVDHRAAKPQIKAAIEALFSVKVIGVNTMNPPRRTRRVGKFSGKRSQVKKAIVRLAEGDKIQLFPES, encoded by the coding sequence ATGAGTAAATTATTCGATTCTCGTTTAGCCGATGTAATACGAAAGCCAGTTATTACTGAAAAAGCTACAAATGCACTAGATCTTAACCAATATACTTTCGAAGTAGATCATAGAGCGGCAAAACCTCAAATAAAGGCAGCTATTGAAGCCTTGTTCAGTGTTAAAGTCATAGGAGTTAACACTATGAATCCTCCTAGGAGAACAAGAAGAGTCGGGAAATTTTCCGGAAAACGTTCTCAGGTCAAGAAGGCAATTGTACGTCTTGCTGAAGGAGACAAAATCCAACTATTTCCAGAATCTTAA
- the rplD gene encoding 50S ribosomal protein L4: MTTLETLKWDGEKSGKVTLDLAVAKETSSADLIHRAVLRQLANKRQGTASTLTRSEVRGGGRKPYKQKGTGRARQGSIRTPLRPGGGIIFGPKPRSYNLDMNRKERRLALRTALMSRVSDMKAVEDFGSTLKQPKTSDIINGLARLGIQKTEKVLVILDSPSDIIKKSINNIEKVKLIAADQLNVFDILNANKLVIGQSAIDKIQEVYAS; this comes from the coding sequence ATGACAACACTTGAAACTTTAAAGTGGGATGGTGAAAAATCAGGCAAAGTTACTCTTGATTTAGCAGTTGCTAAAGAAACTTCTTCGGCAGACTTAATCCATAGAGCTGTCCTTAGGCAGCTAGCAAATAAAAGACAAGGGACAGCATCAACTTTGACAAGATCTGAAGTGCGCGGGGGCGGTAGAAAGCCATACAAACAAAAAGGTACAGGAAGAGCTCGTCAAGGATCAATAAGGACACCCTTAAGACCTGGTGGCGGAATTATTTTTGGACCGAAACCACGTTCTTACAATCTTGATATGAATCGTAAGGAACGTAGATTAGCTCTTAGAACAGCTCTTATGTCCAGAGTATCTGATATGAAGGCTGTTGAAGATTTTGGATCTACTTTAAAGCAGCCTAAAACAAGTGATATCATCAATGGCCTTGCTCGATTAGGTATACAAAAAACTGAAAAAGTTTTGGTTATTCTTGATAGTCCTTCCGATATTATAAAAAAATCCATTAATAACATTGAGAAAGTAAAATTAATCGCCGCCGATCAATTAAATGTATTTGATATTCTCAATGCCAATAAATTGGTAATAGGTCAATCAGCGATAGATAAAATTCAGGAGGTTTATGCATCATGA
- the rplC gene encoding 50S ribosomal protein L3: MSIGILGKKLGMSQLFDDKGNSVPVTLIEAGPCRVTQLKTTALDGYTAVQIGYGLSKEKHLSKPEKGHLLKSGEKLLKHLKEYRVEETSSYEIGKQITVKNFEVGQKVDISGKSMGRGFAGYQKRHGFSRGPMSHGSKNHRAPGSTGAGTTPGRIYPGKRMAGRYGGKQITTKGLLVLKIDDQKNLLVVKGSVPGKPGSIVNIKPNNVVGKKGGEKS, encoded by the coding sequence ATGTCTATCGGAATTTTAGGAAAGAAATTGGGCATGTCCCAACTTTTCGATGATAAAGGTAATTCGGTACCAGTTACTCTTATAGAGGCAGGTCCGTGCCGCGTCACTCAATTGAAAACAACTGCTTTGGATGGTTATACCGCCGTTCAGATAGGTTATGGTTTGTCCAAAGAGAAGCATTTAAGCAAACCTGAAAAGGGACACTTATTGAAATCAGGTGAAAAACTTTTAAAGCATTTAAAAGAATATAGGGTTGAAGAAACTTCATCTTATGAAATCGGAAAACAAATAACTGTAAAAAACTTTGAGGTTGGTCAAAAAGTTGATATCAGTGGCAAATCTATGGGTAGAGGTTTTGCAGGTTACCAGAAAAGACATGGTTTTAGCAGAGGTCCTATGAGTCATGGTTCAAAAAATCATAGAGCACCAGGATCTACAGGAGCAGGAACAACTCCGGGTAGAATTTATCCAGGGAAAAGAATGGCAGGAAGATATGGAGGAAAACAGATAACTACCAAAGGATTGTTAGTTCTAAAAATTGATGATCAGAAGAATTTGCTTGTAGTAAAGGGTTCTGTTCCAGGTAAGCCCGGCTCAATTGTCAACATTAAGCCAAATAATGTTGTAGGCAAAAAAGGAGGTGAAAAATCATGA
- the ndhN gene encoding NAD(P)H-quinone oxidoreductase subunit N, with protein sequence MPLLLSGKKFHNDLKTNKCLAIFAPLEGGYETRLLRRMRAKGFKTFITSARGLGDPEVFLLKLHGVRPPHLGHQSVGRNGALGEVQQVIPQASELFNENDKNKLLWLLEGQVLSQSELESLIEICTNDNKLTIVVEMGGSRKLEWKPLSNYILDEFES encoded by the coding sequence ATGCCATTACTTCTCTCAGGGAAAAAGTTTCATAACGATTTAAAAACTAACAAATGTCTCGCCATATTTGCTCCTCTTGAAGGTGGTTATGAAACTCGTCTTTTGAGAAGAATGAGGGCCAAAGGCTTTAAAACTTTTATAACTTCAGCAAGAGGGCTTGGAGATCCAGAAGTTTTCTTGCTCAAATTGCATGGCGTTAGACCACCTCACCTTGGTCATCAAAGTGTAGGAAGAAACGGAGCGCTTGGGGAAGTTCAACAAGTAATCCCACAAGCTTCTGAGTTATTTAATGAAAATGATAAAAATAAATTACTTTGGTTATTAGAAGGTCAAGTATTATCTCAATCTGAATTAGAGAGCTTAATAGAGATTTGCACTAACGATAATAAACTAACAATAGTTGTTGAAATGGGGGGTTCAAGAAAACTTGAATGGAAACCATTAAGTAATTATATTTTGGATGAATTTGAAAGTTAA
- a CDS encoding LdpA C-terminal domain-containing domain → MIKTNNKKDKWIKLICGASNEDIVAIEDLCAIYTAAGVDYIDVAAEESIVYAAKKGIDWAKKVFKNSPGIMISISDGNDIHFRKAKFDPLKCPPSCPRPCEKVCPTFAIDNFGIKESKCYGCGRCLNSCPLNLISEYEYNLSKNDLASTLQKIKPNAVEIHTEINRLDSFTKVVSIVKSSGMKLDKISISCGLNQSFKKAQEPEDLLKALWERYEILNELDIPLIWQLDGRPMSGDLAPTTSRDAVKLFEKIGSDLPPGLIQLAGGTNEKTHELLNSNNLPDGIAFGSAARKIMQPLIEFAHKNNKKLYEYPEIMGLAIKKAQKFLEPWKSSSIK, encoded by the coding sequence TTGATTAAGACCAATAATAAAAAAGATAAATGGATTAAGTTAATTTGTGGTGCCAGCAATGAAGATATTGTTGCCATAGAAGATTTATGTGCAATTTATACTGCTGCTGGTGTCGACTACATAGATGTTGCAGCAGAAGAATCTATAGTTTATGCAGCAAAAAAAGGAATCGATTGGGCAAAAAAAGTCTTTAAAAACTCCCCTGGTATAATGATAAGTATTAGTGATGGTAATGATATCCACTTTCGAAAAGCAAAATTTGATCCTTTAAAATGTCCCCCTAGTTGTCCAAGACCATGCGAAAAAGTATGCCCCACCTTTGCAATTGATAATTTCGGAATTAAAGAGAGTAAATGTTATGGATGTGGAAGATGTTTAAATAGTTGTCCTCTAAATCTAATTAGTGAATATGAATATAATTTGTCAAAAAATGATTTAGCATCAACACTTCAAAAAATAAAGCCTAATGCAGTAGAAATTCATACAGAAATCAATCGCCTAGATTCTTTTACAAAAGTTGTAAGTATCGTTAAAAGTTCTGGAATGAAATTAGACAAAATATCTATTAGTTGTGGATTAAATCAATCTTTCAAAAAAGCCCAAGAGCCCGAAGATCTTTTGAAAGCTCTTTGGGAAAGATATGAAATTCTGAATGAGCTAGATATTCCCCTTATTTGGCAACTAGATGGAAGGCCAATGTCTGGAGATCTTGCTCCTACAACAAGTAGAGATGCTGTTAAGTTGTTTGAAAAAATCGGTTCAGATCTTCCACCAGGATTAATTCAATTAGCAGGAGGAACAAATGAAAAAACTCATGAATTATTGAATTCAAACAATCTCCCAGATGGAATAGCATTTGGAAGTGCTGCAAGAAAAATTATGCAGCCCCTTATTGAATTTGCTCACAAAAATAACAAAAAACTCTATGAGTATCCTGAAATAATGGGTTTGGCGATCAAAAAAGCTCAGAAATTTCTAGAGCCATGGAAATCGAGCTCAATCAAATAA
- a CDS encoding HAD family hydrolase, with the protein MSSQKIFLFDFDGVIVDGMQEYWHSSLLACEKYLNSPNITIDQKLYQEVPNSFKEIRPWVKYGWEMILIVHEIIKTENPLKSDNKDDFINNYHLNCQRILNENSWIAEDIQKMLDKSRKYQIDKDFKSWVNLHKPFFEIIYFMKELSKRGIKTGVITTKGKIFAEKILNQLNIFPEFIFGYESGTKIKIAEKLTQTYKILGFIEDRKKTLIDIKQNSETSHIPCFLADWGYLKESDKNKLSNEIKLLKLGNLGELVAIQR; encoded by the coding sequence GTGTCTTCTCAAAAAATTTTTCTATTTGATTTTGATGGTGTAATAGTTGATGGAATGCAAGAATATTGGCATAGCTCCTTGCTGGCCTGTGAAAAATATTTAAATTCCCCCAACATCACTATTGATCAAAAACTTTATCAAGAAGTACCAAATTCTTTCAAAGAAATTAGGCCTTGGGTTAAATATGGTTGGGAAATGATTCTAATTGTTCACGAAATAATAAAAACAGAAAATCCATTAAAAAGTGATAATAAAGATGATTTCATTAATAATTATCATCTAAATTGCCAGAGGATATTAAATGAAAATTCCTGGATAGCAGAAGATATACAAAAAATGTTAGATAAGTCTCGCAAGTACCAAATTGATAAAGATTTTAAATCGTGGGTAAATTTACATAAACCTTTTTTTGAAATTATATATTTTATGAAAGAATTAAGCAAAAGAGGAATCAAAACTGGAGTTATAACAACTAAAGGTAAAATATTTGCAGAAAAAATTCTTAACCAATTAAATATTTTTCCAGAATTTATTTTTGGTTATGAATCAGGAACAAAAATCAAAATAGCTGAAAAACTTACACAAACTTATAAAATTTTAGGCTTTATAGAAGATAGAAAAAAAACTCTAATCGATATTAAACAAAATTCGGAAACTTCTCACATTCCATGCTTCCTAGCTGATTGGGGATATTTGAAAGAATCAGATAAAAATAAGTTAAGTAATGAAATCAAATTATTAAAATTAGGAAACCTTGGAGAATTAGTTGCAATTCAAAGATAA
- the recA gene encoding recombinase RecA, with protein MSLEEKKKTESKEKDKALSLVLGQIERNFGRGSIMRLGDASRMKVETISTGALTLDLALGGGYPKGRVVEVYGPESSGKTTLTLHAIAEVQKNGGVAAFVDAEHALDPVYAASLGVDVENLLVSQPDTGEMALEIVDQLIRSSAVDLVVVDSVAALTPRAEIEGEMGDHVIGSQARLMSQAMRKITGNIGKSGCTVIFLNQLRLKIGVTYGNPETTTGGNALKFYASVRLDIRRIQTLKRGTEEYGIRAKVKVAKNKVAPPFRIAEFDILFGKGISTTGCLLDLAEETNIIIRRGAWYSYEGENIGQGRDNTIIWLDQNLEIRNKVESMVKEKLTEGTEVSSNSMKALNSNPANTIAVNDIKTVA; from the coding sequence ATGAGCCTTGAAGAAAAGAAAAAAACTGAATCAAAAGAAAAAGACAAGGCATTAAGTCTTGTCTTAGGTCAAATAGAAAGAAATTTTGGACGAGGTTCGATAATGAGGCTTGGTGACGCCTCAAGAATGAAAGTAGAAACAATATCTACTGGAGCGCTCACCTTAGATTTAGCATTAGGAGGAGGCTATCCAAAAGGAAGAGTAGTAGAAGTTTACGGACCGGAAAGTTCAGGAAAAACTACATTAACGCTTCACGCGATTGCCGAAGTCCAAAAAAATGGAGGAGTAGCTGCATTTGTAGATGCTGAGCATGCACTCGATCCAGTTTATGCGGCCTCTTTAGGTGTTGATGTTGAAAATTTGTTAGTTTCACAGCCAGATACTGGTGAAATGGCTCTAGAAATAGTTGACCAACTTATAAGATCGAGTGCGGTAGATCTTGTAGTTGTTGACTCGGTCGCAGCACTAACACCAAGAGCCGAGATAGAAGGAGAGATGGGAGATCACGTAATTGGAAGCCAAGCAAGGCTAATGAGCCAAGCAATGAGGAAAATAACAGGAAATATTGGCAAATCTGGATGTACGGTAATATTCTTGAATCAATTACGCCTAAAAATTGGCGTTACATATGGCAATCCAGAAACAACCACAGGAGGTAATGCATTAAAATTTTACGCCTCAGTAAGACTTGATATCAGAAGAATTCAAACTCTTAAAAGAGGTACTGAGGAATATGGTATAAGAGCAAAAGTGAAAGTAGCAAAAAACAAAGTTGCACCACCATTTAGAATTGCAGAATTTGATATTCTCTTTGGGAAAGGTATTAGTACAACAGGATGCTTATTAGATTTAGCAGAAGAGACCAATATCATCATAAGGAGAGGTGCTTGGTATAGTTATGAAGGAGAAAATATTGGACAAGGAAGAGATAATACAATTATTTGGCTTGATCAAAACTTAGAAATCAGGAATAAAGTAGAATCTATGGTTAAGGAGAAATTAACAGAAGGAACTGAAGTCAGTTCTAATTCAATGAAAGCATTAAATAGCAATCCTGCTAATACAATCGCTGTTAATGATATAAAAACAGTAGCTTAG
- a CDS encoding DUF2839 domain-containing protein codes for MGEAKRRKTLGLPPKKNNTKTKIDESPRLFEWLPFTINQRDNLIKLSIKASWFGIGGLVILWIVVRFIGPAAGWWTLADSL; via the coding sequence ATGGGAGAAGCAAAAAGACGTAAAACACTTGGTTTACCTCCAAAAAAAAATAATACTAAAACTAAAATTGATGAGTCTCCCAGATTATTTGAATGGCTTCCCTTTACAATCAATCAAAGAGATAACCTAATTAAATTAAGTATTAAGGCCAGTTGGTTTGGAATCGGAGGGTTAGTAATCTTATGGATTGTAGTGAGATTTATAGGCCCTGCTGCTGGGTGGTGGACTTTAGCTGATTCTTTATAA